One window of Vespula pensylvanica isolate Volc-1 chromosome 17, ASM1446617v1, whole genome shotgun sequence genomic DNA carries:
- the LOC122635240 gene encoding uncharacterized protein LOC122635240 isoform X1: protein MILLTKPELIYLDKTKLHISRRPRFLTWLIFGLYTILFIWICYRVTNNIFFLIISILGEITFCLDALGEWEDLILNKETNEAIISRYTWSDKLCYKFLNKQSILMELDDIRYVGVSTELGLFIVHKSGKTISINMNGLTRKEIQILRKEINYFLNMSRIQCLDCFPSDLYDQLVVVSDLGKECFKRLPKKYKSTSISKEMLYSTNEMNDFKHSLQQHLSSPLLGSEKIVKICQEKHLRKGPYTANTASFTYSKYMKPTSVRSYEHDTNLKIC, encoded by the exons atgattttattgacCAAACCAGAACTTATATATTTGGATAAAACTAAACTTCATATATCAAGAAGACCAAGATTTTTAACCTGGCTTATATTTGGTT TATATACAATTCTTTTCATCTGGATATGTTATCGCgtgacaaataatattttttttctaatcatttcaATTCTGGGAGAGATTACGTTTTGTTTGGACGCTTTAGGGGAATGGGAAGatttaattctaaataaagaaacgaatgagGCCATTATATCAAGATATACTTGGAGCGACAAgttatgttataaatttttaaataaacaatccATTCTGATGGAATTAGATGATATAAGATACGTTGGAGTATCTACAGAGTTAGGCCTCTTTATTGTTCATAAAAGTGGAAAaactatttctattaatatgaATGGCTTAACACgtaaagaaatacaaattttaagaaaagaaatcaattattttttgaacaTGAGTCGTATTCAATGTTTAGATTGTTTTCCAAGTGATCTATACGACCAGCTCGTTGTTGTTTCAGATTTAGGAAAGGAATGTTTTAAGAGATTGCCTAAAAAGTATAAATCTACCTCTATATCTAAAGAAATGTTATATTCTACCAATGAAATGAATGATTTTAAACATTCGTTACAACAACATCTTAGTTCACCATTATTAGGATCTGAAAAGATTGTTAAGATTTGTCAAGAAAAGCATTTAAGAAAAGGACCATATACTGCAAATACTGCGTCTTTTACTTATTCTAAATATATGAAACCTACTTCTGTACGTTCTTACGAACATGATACTAATCTAAagatttgttaa
- the LOC122635240 gene encoding uncharacterized protein LOC122635240 isoform X2, whose translation MILLTKPELIYLDKTKLHISRRPRFLTWLIFGYLGKECFKRLPKKYKSTSISKEMLYSTNEMNDFKHSLQQHLSSPLLGSEKIVKICQEKHLRKGPYTANTASFTYSKYMKPTSVRSYEHDTNLKIC comes from the exons atgattttattgacCAAACCAGAACTTATATATTTGGATAAAACTAAACTTCATATATCAAGAAGACCAAGATTTTTAACCTGGCTTATATTTGGTT ATTTAGGAAAGGAATGTTTTAAGAGATTGCCTAAAAAGTATAAATCTACCTCTATATCTAAAGAAATGTTATATTCTACCAATGAAATGAATGATTTTAAACATTCGTTACAACAACATCTTAGTTCACCATTATTAGGATCTGAAAAGATTGTTAAGATTTGTCAAGAAAAGCATTTAAGAAAAGGACCATATACTGCAAATACTGCGTCTTTTACTTATTCTAAATATATGAAACCTACTTCTGTACGTTCTTACGAACATGATACTAATCTAAagatttgttaa
- the LOC122635241 gene encoding autophagy-related protein 101 — MNARTQLFELSMEGRQVDEAVASIFHSVLFHRSLGKFKYKQEGSYSVGTVGYQDVDCDFIDFTYVCCSSVHLDQTLKREISGFSEALRSTDSPGSGQISLEFFQKKKNRWPFQAECIPWEVWTVRLELIKLATEHERQICREKVGDLLTDKILYITEVMNRHDYLPKMPNQAELDLIFDTSYPDIQPYLFKLSFTTSSPSSSTMGNTMKKLIKETLSI; from the coding sequence ATGAATGCCAGAACGCAATTATTTGAATTAAGTATGGAGGGTCGGCAGGTCGACGAAGCTGTAGCCAGTATATTTCACAGCGTTCTATTTCATAGAAGCCTTGGAAAATTTAAGTACAAACAAGAAGGCAGCTATTCCGTGGGTACTGTTGGATATCAAGATGTCGACTGTGATTTCATTGATTTCACATACGTATGCTGTTCCTCTGTACATCTTGATCAAAccttgaaaagagaaatatcagGCTTTTCTGAAGCTTTACGTTCTACGGATAGTCCTGGTTCTGGTCAAATATCGTTAGAgttttttcagaaaaaaaagaatcgttggCCGTTTCAGGCAGAGTGTATACCGTGGGAAGTATGGACAGTGAGGCTTGAGCTTATAAAATTAGCAACGGAGCATGAACGTCAAATATGTAGGGAGAAGGTTGGTGATTTGTTGACcgataaaattctatatataaccGAGGTCATGAATAGGCATGACTATTTACCAAAAATGCCAAATCAGGCTGAATTAGATTTGATTTTTGATACTTCTTATCCGGACATTCAGCCTTATCTCTTTAAATTGTCTTTCACAACTTCTAGCCCATCGAGTTCTACCATGGGTAATACAATGAAAAAGTTGATTAAGGAGACATTGTCCATTTAG
- the LOC122635239 gene encoding epimerase family protein SDR39U1, whose product MSLKHVVVGGGTGFIGKRIIDLLCQEGITYTIVSRKSGPNKISWTDVKENGLPKHTSAVINVAGQNVLDPTKRWSPGFKQIVRDSRVKTTETLAKAIEHTEAKAFVTISGVACYKPNDTTYTEESECISYDFLSELCRDWEAAAQLPQECKIRQVTIRSGVVLGKDGGMIKQIYLPFLFGLGGPIGSGNQYMPWIHINDLANIFLFAIKNDNVYGILNGVAPQPVTNKEFTKAFAQALKRPAIIPVPSIALNLIFNKERAKMMLEGQKVLPKRTEELGFQYQFSDINSACKDIVK is encoded by the exons atgtctttaaAACACGTCGTTGTAG GTGGAGGTACTGGATTTATAGGGAAACGTATAATAGACTTATTATGTCAAGAAGGTATAACGTATACAATTGTTTCACGAAAATCAGGtcctaataaaatttcttgg ACAGACGTAAAGGAAAATGGTCTTCCAAAACATACATCTGCTGTAATCAATGTTGCTGGTCAGAATGTACTTGATCCAACAAAACGTTGGTCGCCAGGGTTTAAACAAATTGTTAGAGACAGTCGAGTGAAAACTACAGAAACTTTAGCTAAAGCTATAGAGCATACGGAGGCTAAAGCCTTTGTTACTATTTCTGGTGTTGCATGTTATAAACCTAATGATACGACATATACAGAAGAAAGTGAATGTATATCTTATGATTTCTTATCAG AACTTTGTCGTGACTGGGAAGCTGCAGCACAACTTCCACAGGAGTGTAAAATTAGACAGGTCACTATTAGATCTGGAGTAGTGTTAGGCAAAGACGGTGGgatgataaaacaaatttacttGCCTTTCTTATTTGGGCTTGGTGGACCTATTGGTAGTGGAAATCAATATATGCCATGGATACATATTAATGATCTtgctaatatatttttatttgctataaaaaatgataatgtatATGGTATTTTAAATGGTGTAGCACCTCAg CCTGTGACTAATAAGGAGTTTACAAAAGCATTTGCTCAAGCATTAAAACGACCTGCTATAATACCTGTTCCAAGTATTGCcttaaatctaatttttaacaaagaaCGTGCAAAA ATGATGTTGGAGGGACAAAAGGTACTTCCTAAAAGAACTGAGGAATTGGGATTTCAATATCAGTTTTCTGATATAAATAGTGCCTGCAaagatattgttaaataa